The sequence TGTGCGAACGCACGAAGAAATGAGTTGCCCCGCACAGCATAGTCGGCATGCTGAGGCGGGCACGTGGCTGCAGTTGTGCTGGTGGGACATAAACGATTTCGTGTCTAGCAAACTGTTCTAAGCTTCTGTTACCAGAGCCGCCGAAGTGCCAAGATGGCGGACCGCTATTTTTTTCGGTTCAGGCCAGAGCTGTGGTGGGATGTGTCGAACAGTCTCGTTCCAATAATTCACTACGGTCTCTAGACAGAACAGGGGCTCCGGCGGACAAAACAAACAACCGCATTGTCGATATATAGTCTACTGAATATGCATGTTTTGACCCTGACAAACAGCTGTTATCATTCTTCAGGGATTTCGATTTCTATTCTTAGCTGATGGGCTCTAGTACAGAGTAGCCCTCTGCACGTCTGAACTTTGCTTTGTGAGGCAGATTTCCAACTCTTGCTTGGCAAAGCATGTAGAGGTCTGCCTCTCGTTGAGCCACAGGAAGGGGAAAGTAAACGCACGCTCTATATGACTCTGGTTCACGGCTTTATTCTGACGACTTGCGGATTCTCCACGACTGACTGATCTGCTCCTCTCAACTATGCCAGAGCTTCGATAAGGCAGGCAGGTCAAGCCGGCCTTGCGGCGAACCGCAGCATCTCCGCACAAAACCCTCAACGCCATTCTCTTGTGTCGCCGGAGTCGCTCATACACATGCAAGCCTTTTTGAGTAAAATGGAAGGTGAACCAGGAAGCGAGACTAGTATCGAGTGTTGTGTGTCCCTCAGCAAGCTCGAGGAATGATGACAAAATCGCTTTTATAGTCGCTACTGCACAAAGACTCTGGGAGTGTATGATTCTCAAAGGTGCCGGCATCGTTAAGGTCCTGTAGTTGCGCACATCGGTTAAGAGTATGCATGCCATTTCCGGCCGTTACTGGCTGAACAGGTAAGGATTTTTAGTACTAACTAGGGCTGCCTTGGCCTCCTGGCAAGCGGTATATCCTCGAAAGAGGTGAGATTGAGTTCTACTTCAACCTCATTAACTGACAAAGTTCTCATCAATAATGCAATAAAGTTTCAGTTGATGTACCATGGGAGACACGCATCTCCCACATCCCCAAATAACCTACGgtccgcgcggctgcgtacGCCGTGTTTTGCGCCTGGAGATGAGAGGCGAGCATAGCAGGCGGCGGGCATTGCAAACATATCTCATACATAAATTCACGTCTTCACAACTATGTCTGGCAGTGGCAACACTATGATGCGCACCCCGACCATGACTAAACTTATCCCTGCCGGCATGTGGCCCTCAAAGGACTGTCGGGTACAGGCAAATGCGGCATCACTAGAACAACTTTAAAAAAGTCAGCGATGCACAGAGTACCGCGTGACGATCCCCCTGTTCACCTCAAAACAAATGCATCTCGCGCGCATGTTGCTGTCAGAAGCAATGCggctccctctctgcgtAGAGCTCGAATCCTTGAAAACTTCAGCTTCCTCATCGACCCCACGCCATCATCTTGAAATGATATAACGCACTCCAGACATGACGCCTCTCCGTCACGAACTTCCTTCCTGCTTTTATGTGCGCACCTGTCGGTGAAATGAAGTCGCAGCAGCAATGGAGCACAGTGCTATTGAGACCCCTGGTCCTAGATTGACTGAAGCAGCACTCTCTGGGGTGGCCGTGGCCGCGCGGTCACGAGCGTGCGCAGCCAACACCCTGACTCGTGACAGAGAGATATCGTCTCCTACGACGGTAATGCCATGAAGCCTTCATCCTCACCGTAGTGCTCCACTTGTTGGCCGCAAGCACGAGGCAATGCTCGCCTTCAGTTTGCTCGGTCGCCATTCTACTCGTTGAAAAGCCTCCCAGCAGAACTCCGGTGTACAAGACACCGGTGAAAAAAAATTAAACCTCCACTCCGTTGGAAAAAGGCAGGATAGAATTCTACAGTGGTGGGTCACGACGACCACGCGCCACCGAAAGGCTCCCCGTGAATTCTGAGCGTGCTTAGTCCCGCCGAATCCGAGGGAAGGCATCTAATAATTTTGTATCCTCTACCTGCATGCTGTACGACCCACAGATCTCCGCTGGTACCACCAGCCTTGGCGAGAAGCAAGCGGATGCACGCGCCTCCATGGCACGAGCGTTGAGTCTTTGCTAGCGACAAAAATGAAGGCATAGGCGTTTCAGCTGCTCGTGGCCAGAGTGGGAAGTCCTCTCCGCTGGCGTCAGGCCGAAGTTTTGACAACAGGATATTGGTCAGTTCCAACATCCTGGTCCACCTCTTCGTCAGGTCGCAGCTCGGGGAAGATCCCATTGCTTGCAGACATAGCATAGTAGTACCGCATGAACATTTGCGGTTCGTTGAAGCGTTCCTtctcagctgctgccgcagctgcagctggtcGCACCTCTGCGGTGCTTGAAATTGTCTTTCTCACTTGCGCTGGCCTCTCTTGAAAGCCACTCAGGCGGCACGTCGAGAAGCTTCTGCGACGCTCGACAACTGCTGAGTTTCGCACTGGTCCACAGCGCAGAGCGCGTTTCCGGTCTTCACCGTAGCACCTCCCAACAATGCACGGTGCGTGTTTGCTGCTGCAACCCGACGCAGCATATGCACGTCCGTGTCTCCCTAGCGCATCGTCatcctccgccggcgcagcgtcgaggtcttcgtcgtcttcagaAGAAGACGTCGAAGTCAACGTATGCATGGCCAATTCACCCTGAGCCAGCTGCGCTGGAAGCCGTTCGGGAACACATATGCCGCTGCGAAGCGCCACGTCCCTCACCCACTCACTGGAAAAATCTCCCGTGCTCTGCTCTGTTCTAGTGCGACAAGGTTTGTTGGCTTCACACTTGGCTGAAGGGCTTTCCGCAGCAGTCGCGGAGGAGTCTGAAGAGGCCTGAATCGTCGTGCGGTGCGCCCGAGCTTTGGCCAGGATGCCTCCCGGTCTCAGCGCAGTGCCGGTTGCTCCCACCGCTCGTCCACGGCTGGGTGGTTCCTGCTCCTGTGGAGCGCTGCAGGTGACACGTTCGCATACGGGATACTCTTCTCGGGCTCCGGCTGGTTCATTGCGACGGTTGCTTGCAGACGAGGAAACgtgggcgcagctgcagacttGAGTCGCAGGTGTTTTGGCGCCGCGTCCGAGAAAAGTGAGAGCGTGTTCCATGGATTTCTGGGACCTCAGTTTGAGGGTTTTCCACGCGCATTTGAGTGGAGAAAACGCGTCTTGCATGGCAGCCGGCGGAGGGTCCCCTTGGTCTGCGGATGGGTCTGGCCGtcggaggcggcggtcgTTTGTCGCGCAGGACTCAGCTTCAGCCAACTCCACTGCAAACGTCGCAGgcagctcgccgtcgccacaGCCTCGGCTTGTGTAGTCCTCGCACAGGTAGGGACCGACGCGGAACCGCGTCGAGCCGTGTGCCGGAGCGCTTGCGGCttgagaaggcgcggcgccctcagCGTCTGTCCAAGCTTCGGCAGCAGAAGACGGCAGGTGCTCCAGAAAGGCGGATTCGCCCGAGGAGTGTTTTGGTGACGAAACCGGTGAGACGCTCGTGGTGCGGACCACGAGATTACCTTTGTCGTCGGTTGCGCTGAAGACTACGATACTCTCGCCCGACGCGCGGTGGAGGTCACGGCCATCGTCGCCTTGCGCGTCTGACGATGGCAGGTCCGCTCCCGATAGCGCGGACGCGCTTAGACATGGCGCCAAGGACGAGAGGGCGCAAGCTTGCATGCAAGTGGCGTCAGGGTGGGATTCGGTGGAAGACGGCGTTTGGCATGACACAGGCAGGCTAGGGGTTCCGGCGAAGTCGCCGAAAACCCCATGGTACAAACCGTCTGCGTCTACTTCGGAGCCCTGGGCTGAAGGCCATTTGCCCCGTCGCTCCGCGACTGCTGGGGGGCTGCAGCCATCGCATCGGCTCTTCTCGTAGAcgcagtctccgcctgcTGAAACAGTGCTTCGAGTGCTGGCTGTAGTCCGCGACGTGCTGATACACGAATCTGATCGCCCACACCCCTCGGAAAAGTGCTGGCTGCCACAAATAGAAGATTTCGtagaggagaggaggcctCGCAGGCTCGAGAGAAatcctctctcgccgctgtTCGACGCAAGGCTGTGACGAGACGAAGTACGAAGGATGTCGTGCTCACGCAGCTCCAGCGACGACTTCCGCGCCGACGCTGCGACAGGGAGAGTACGAGCGTCGCGTCTGGTGAAGTAAGTCAGGGTGGCGGAGATTGCAATGCTACACGCGAAAGTAATAAATTGGACGGCGAACAAAGCCACGTGACCCCAGTCTTCGTGCCATACTTTCGTAGCCACAGCCCCTGCCACCGTGCAGACGACAAGCACTAAAAACAGGAGGACCTGTGCCGCAGTATTCACAACGAGAATggccaggcgacgccgaaTGAGGCATGAAAGACCCAGGGCGAACGAGAAAAAGCCGACTGCTGCTGCGATAGCGTCTTGCACAGCGGCGTGTACAATGAAGAGTACGAACTGGCATGAGAGAGAGGCAATGAATGGGGCCCAAAGACGCCACTTGAGGCGCGGTAGGGGCCGGAAGACAACCGCACACTGCGCCATGTGCTTCAGAAGCAGGAGTACTGGAGGAGTAAGTAAATTCCTGCACACGTCGCCGTGTACATGTTTCCCTTCTCGGGCTCGTTGATAGACAATTCCGGCAGCTGACACACTACAGTTGTATTGAGCACGGGCAGCGCTTGGTGGGTGTGTTTACACGGAATCAACGTTCGACACGATCTTCTTTTATTCCGAGCCTCCGCGAAGCTGGAAGACATGCGTCAGGCGCAGCACTGCGCCCAGTACCGATGACGTCTAGGCAGAGCAGAGCAGCGCCACCGCGCACCCTCGAGTGTTACCGCCAGCAATCCGTCGCCCGCAGAAGCGAAGCTTCACTTCCAGCCTGGGCTAGATATTTCGCGCTCCTTTGCTCATTCGAGACAGGCAAACATGGCTGTCATTTCCAAGACACACGTGGGTCAGAAAGAGGAACGAGCTTGTGCATTTGGACTTCAAATGCTTGTTTATAAATACGCAacagcctcgcgcgggcggaCGACGCTTCTTGACGCCGCGATCAAATTTCTGCTGGGCATGAACCACACGGACACCACACGATTATGGAAGCTTTTCAAGCGTCCGTATCCTTTGCTTTCCGGGAGCCGATTCGCTGGCGGAAGAGTGAATCGACGTTTGGACGCGCTCGTCTGTTCACTTAGGCCGGTCAGTCTCGCTCAGCTAGCTCCGATGTCAGACAGCAACCCTTCGTCCCTGTGGGCGACTCGGCAGGGTTTGAGACGGGACGATTGAGCGACAGGGCAACGGGTTCGGGTTCTCGCTTTCAGCAGTGTGGCGGCCAGTCTTTCCTTTGTAAAAGTCGCAAAGCATGCTGCCATTGTTCAACCTGCGGGACGTCACTTCCGCCAAGTGCACAAGCAAATGCCACAAGGGACGCAACACTCTTGTGAGAGAGCTCTCAAAGCATCACGCGAGGGGCcgaccgcagctgcagggcCCGGTGCTATAGGGAGGGGCCCCTGGACCCATCCGAGTTCGTCACTTGAATTGAGTCTGGAACTTGCGCAGCGCCCTTCCTTTTCTCGACTCCAACATGGAAAAAGTAGGGAACGCTCGTCTCCGGCCCAAGTGTGCAATGCCTTTGCAGAATTCTGAACTGTTGTTGGTCGCAACGGCGTCGAAGCGGTGGTAGCCACTCGGCCCTCTGAACACCGACACCAGACGTACGGACGGCAGCAGGCAAGTCCCGCCAAAGTCTTCTGAATGTGGTCGATCGATGGACCTCGACCGGTCTCCGTAAAGCCTCGGGAGGCTTTCGGTGAAACTTTCATACATGGGAAACTACTGATGCACGCTAACCACCCCTATTTTTGGCAGGATCTCACGCGGAATCAATCAGCACAGGCTGGAGCATGAGGGCTACATTGCGTCTTCCAAGTGTCTGATGCCGGCATCCCCGAGCATTGCTGCCTTTTCGTGCCTGCGGTAGATACGCTACGACCAGGCTACAGGCTTTCGGTGAAACTTTCATACATGGTAAACTACTGATGCACGCTAACCACCCCTATTTTTGGCAGGATCTCACGCGGAATCAATCAGCACAGGCTGGAGCATGAGGGCTACATTGCGTCTTCCAAGTGTCTGATGCCGGCATCCCCGAGCATTGCTGCCTTTTCGTGCCTGCGGTAGATACGCTACGACCAGGCTACAGTCTCGAATAacgccgctgcagcaagGCCTCTGCGCCTATTTCGCGTCGAATATGCGTGTGCACATGTGCTCTCCGAAGTGCTACAAGCGCTGGTGCGTCGTCCTTTAGGGTGAAGTACGACAGTTACTGGGATATCAGACGCTCAAGCCAAAATCATGCGCCTTCATCTATTCGGACGAAACACCGAAGTAGTTACCACCGGAACCCTGACCGGAAAATCTATGTCGCACGTATTGCGGGAGGGCCTCGTGGTTCTCAATGGTGAAGGCTCAGCTACCACAGGAGAGCGTAGAGGAGCAAATCCGCTCGCGAGGGACTGCATATCAACAAAGCCGTCCAGTATCCGGCAGACTGATAAGGGTAGCTCCGCAGTGGCCTCTCGTGGTAGCGACACGACGTTCTTTTTGTCTGGTCATCTGGCGGGCACCATCTCTGCGTCATGCTTTGAAATCAAACGGCAAAGCTACTACGGCATGCGTAGCCAGGTACCCGTTGAGAATCTTGacgccttctgcctccgtACAGCTGAATGATTTTCAGAAAGTGAGCATGCCATTTGGACCACTCTCACAGACTACCGATGGCGCGTAGTCAGGGGGACAAACCATTCTTCTAGCTTGGAGTGACATCGTCAGGAATTCTGACTACTGTTTGCATCCGGTGTCCATCTGATATGTTTGCCAGGGGAGATGTTCACAGGAATAGGTTACGTAGGAATTCGTGATGCAAGCTGGAGGGCGATCTCCACGCCTTCTTGAGAAGGCCCTAGCCTTCCGTTGTCAAAATGAGAAAAATGAAGATGAGTCTTCCAGTCTGTTGTCGCGTAGCCACGGACAGGTGATCGACACATGTAAGCTCCGCTGCACAGCCGCTCTACAGAATGGGCTCTCCATCTGGCGACCGTTTCAAGCAGAGCCGACGCGACAAGCGGGCCCATACTGAACACGCACCGCGGATCTTCCGCGCGTGTAGGCCTTCTCTTCCACACTGTCATCAGAAAGCGATAGACGCACAATTTGAGCACGCACAACTTGGTGTTGATGCAAACAACTTGGAGGAGGGCTGCAAAGCCAAGCATCTCTCCACGTCTTCGCTGCGAAGCCAGTCGGCGGTAAGCCACACGACCGACTTGCCGGGTAGAAACGGCTCACCCCTGCGTCTCCCACTAaacggagacgacgcacacTGAAAAACCTGACTTCAAGGCCTCATGTTTGCGCCAACTCGGGCTCGTGACCAACAACCTTCCTGTACAGGAGCGGCCGCACATGGAGGAGGAGTCATAACTCTTTTGAAACCGTTCCACTCAAAGCCGCTTCCTTAAGGAATCACTCCTCACGCAGCCCGCTTGCTGCCGGAGTTCGGGGTCCCCACTTCCGCAGGCTTCTTAGCCTGGAAGCAccagccgccgtcgcgcatTTTGTACCGCGCCATCAGCGCCTCAGCTCCGTCAACCATGTGAGAGCTTCCGCAGAAAAAGGCGACACGGTCGCGCAGGCTGACTGGCTCAATCAGGAGAATGCGTGTAAAGCCGTCGCTGGCCTTGCCGCCGGCCTGCTCCGTCAGGAAAGCGAGGGGGAAGCACTGGAAAATCATAGAGACGGAGGGCGTGGGATCCGTGAACGTCGGAGGGTAAATATAAATGCCGCCCTTCAGCATGTTCCTGTGGAAATCTGAAGACACAAATGACGCGCGCAAAGGGCACCAAAGATTAAAGTGCTGCGTAAACACTGCCGCAAACGACTTGCGGAGGTTTCTCCTGTGAGCCGGGCAACGGGGCGGGGAGACCGACCGCAGACACTTACCCGCCACGAGAGAGCCAATGTACCGGCACGAAATAGCTTTCGACTGGCAGTAGTCGATGTAAGCCCGGACGCCGTAAGGGAATTTGTTGATTTTGCCTCCGTTGATCGCGTAGATCTTGCCGTCCTCGGGGATGCGGATGTTCATGTGAGACAGGAAGAAAGATCCCAAAGAAGGATCCAAGGTGAAGCCGTGGACGCCGGAACCCAGAGTGATCACCATGATCGTCGACGAGCCGTACAGAACGTAGCCGGCGCAGACCTGCGACCAGAAGTCGACGAGACAAAacccgcagaagaggagattTTGCGCGCTCCCCAACCAAGTGACCGCCACGCCCTCCCTCCCTATCCCTTCCCttcgtccccccctccccccagTCCACCCCTGCCCTCTCCGCTCTAGGGATCTTTGGTGCATcgtcgcggccggcgagTCTTACCTGTTCCTTTCCAGGCTGGAGGAAGTCACGGAGCTCGACGGGAGTGCCGACAGGGGTGACTCTTTTGTAGACGGAGAAAATCGTACCGGACGAGACGTTGACATCCACCTGCTTCGTCCCATCCATAGGGTGAATCAGCGCGACCAGATTCTGCACATGCGCACAAGGACGCCAACAGCTGCGTGAAGCCTATTCCCTGGCGGGCGACACCCCAGAGCACGGCTCTTGCAGCCCAGGGACGTCgaacggcgagcgccgcagccgtctCAGTCGTATTCCCGCGAGCGTATTTGCGCCGGCTTGCACGTTTGCAACACGGGGCTAGCAACTGGAAGACAGAggactgcagaggcgccgacagaggactacagaggcgccgacgccatGAGCTCGAAAGCCGAGAGGGTTCCCAGACCCGTGGACGCCCCCGATGCATTCCGCATGGCTTCCTTGCGGCGGGTTCGCGGCTCTTCGCATGCTGCAATTCGGAGAAAAGTCTCGCGCGTGAGAATCAGACGGGGGGTCAGACGAGATCCGCGGAATCTCGCTGCGCGACCGCGCACCTTTTCGTTGCAGTTGGTCATGGGAATGATCTCGTCCTGCATCATCGTCGCAATGCCAGCCACAACCTCGCGGTTTGTGAAGGCGTCAAGGAACCGCTTGTTGGCGATGTTGGCGAGGTCTGAAATATCCTCGTTCGTCGCGGCCGCATCTGAAAACACACaaggcagccgctgcagctgcagtgTCGAGCTGCGTACAGAAAGCTACAGAAAACCCCGCCAGTGCCCCCTCGCCCACCTCCTGCCACGGTCGTTCTTCCACAGACACTAAACTGCCCGAAGCTCTTTCGGTGTCAGGGCTCTTCTCCCGGTGATCAGTATGTCAGCCCCTCTGTCGGGAGAGGCGCTGTCTCGACGCAATGTGAATGAATGAACTCGGTAACTCGACTCAGGATGGATAGAACCCTGCGATATATCCGCCTGGAAAACCTCGCAGATACACTCTGATGTTCGCCGCTATtctccccttcccccccctcccccccccttcccgcgcctgccgcagcctcctgcTGTGTGGCGTACCGTCAAGACCGAAAGAGTTCTGCTTGGTGATAATTTTGTTGACGACTTTCGCGGCGAGTTTGATGGAGGTGAAGATCTGTGAGATCTCGTGGACGCTGACGCCGCGCTCTTTCAATTGtggcgcctgctgcacgACGTACTCGCCGAGCTCGAGCTGGACGCGGGAATTGAACAGCGGGGGCAGCTGCGGGGGGTTGGGAATGCAGATCGACCCCTTGGAAGTCAAAGGGATGGTGGTGAAGTTGTCTTTCGCCGCCATTGTTGCAAAACGGAGAGAGAGTCGAGCGACAGCGTAGAGGTGTTGATGACCGCTAGAATGCGAATGCGCTTGTAGATACGATCTGTCGCGCCTCGGCTCCAAGCTTCCtgtgcagagagcgacgcatACCGAGAGAAAGAATGAGCACGCCACAGGTCAGATCAACTCACGCAAGACTCTACAGCAGCTGTAGTTCACACTTTTTGCGTGGCAACTTGTCAGAggcatacacacacatggTAGCGGCCGTGCCGGCCGAAGCACGGGCTCAAAAATCGGGCGCCCGCTCTCGATGAAAACTGCTGCAAAGGTCGCTTCgatgcgtctgcctctgaaAGATATGGCCTGAGACAGGTGGAAAAGCAATGCACCTTTTCTCAGGGGGAGAAAGCCGGTTCACATCGCCGCAGAAAATCAGATAGAGGGCACAAACAGGGAAATCGCGTGTCTTTGGGCTGCCCGGGGCAACCTTGTCGCAAGTCACTCCGATGTGCAAATTAGAAGCACCCCAAGCGTGGTGCACCCCGAATTCTATCTGCGAGAGCATAGAAGAGGCAGATTTCCGCCGTATAACTGGCGGGAACCCTGCAGGCGGCATCTGCCGGCATCGATCAGACGAGACACACCCCACTGTTTTTCAACCTTGAGCACTGAAGCGGGGAGCTTCTGGTGGCAGAAGTGTCACACAGTTGCCCAAGTTCTCGCCGCTGGACTGGATCCGACGTAGGAATTCCTTGCTGCATATTTTGTGGACGTTACAGTGCAACGAAGGGAGAAAAAGGCAGAGGGCAAGTGCGGCCCTGGCAGAAGCAGATATCCCCCAAATCCCTGAAATACCGCGGCACAGTACCCACGGACTTACATTCCTGTCAGGCGGCAGCAGTGGGTAAACACCCGTTTACCCGATGTGACTGAGACGTGTGAAGTATCGTACTTTTGAGAAAGTCAAGAGAGCGGAACCGCCAGGTGGGTCAGAGCTACCCTTTTGTGCAGCTCCTACAATGGAGAGGAgaacgcgaaggcgccgaaaaGTCGTCTCCTCTATCTCGGCTGCTGCGAGGTGGAGCAGCCCGTTTGGTACGTAGACGAGCCCGACAACCCCTGCCACACCTGGCTGCCGGCTGGACTCAAACGCACGTTTGCAGCAGGGCGAACCCACGAATGCGAAGCGAAACTCAAGAAATTCACTGCCCGAGGGGAGTCTTTTCCGGAACAGGCCTGCGCAGCTCTCTCAGCCATGTCAGAACGACTGCGCTGCGCTCATCGCGCAGCGCTTGAGACACGCGGCTCGGCCCTGCCGTGCCGTCGTTTCGCGATTGCCAAATAACGGGTTTACGGCTGCTATCGAGGCATAGCCAGGGGACCTGTTCAACCAAAAACATGTATAGACTCTGGAAACACGCGTGTGCTACTGGGGTTTGGCCTACTGTTGTGCGTGGCAGCTCCCTTCCTTGCTCGCCTCCACCACCGGGCAACGCCGTATGCGTGCCGGCAGCAGTCACGTGAACGAAGTTTTGTCGACCCTGGCGGACCCTGAGCCACAGTTGTGGTCAAATCGAAGAAACTATGCTCCGGGAGGCAACGCATGGTCGACTAATTCTAGCCAAGGTACTGCATCTAGCCTGCGATCTCCCTACAAAAGGGTGGCTCCCGCGCGAAGAGCACCTTCGAAGCCCGTCTTCACGGGCAACAGCTTCTGTGAAACACTGGCGGGTGACCGTTGGCACCGATGAAGCTACCCTGCGTTACTTCCGATCGGATGCGCGCGTGTTTGTGCCCTGCATAGTGGCCTGGAGGTACTAACTGTTGAAGGATGAAGTTTGCATGGCAGAGGGTGCCCGCGGGAGCAGCATACCGAAAAGCGACTGAGGGCATCTCTCGCGTTGTCCATAATCGAATGAGGTAACCTACTCTCGAATGATTTATGTGCCAGGTCTTCCACCAAGCGCCAGAAGCTTCTCTATAGAGAAGAGTTCAGGACAGGGGAAAGTGGCTGCAGACTCAAAGCAGCTTTAAGACCGAGTGAGAATAGAGGGAGGTAAATGGAGCGCGCAAAGAGGGAAATGGAAGAAGACAGTATCTAGTGCTgcttcgccccccccccccccttttcACGGAAGACAAGGAGTTTTCTTCAAGGAGTGGCGCGTCAGTGAAGTAACGAAAGCCGCTTCAGCTGGTTTGTGGAATTGGCGCAATGGCCAATGTGCTGTCCCCGTGTGCAGATCCCGTACTCAAGGAAGTTCAGGGAAGTAGTGCGACGAATACTATTAGAGAGATCACAGGAATTAAAAGGAAGCAAGCATATCCGAACACGTCCAGTCATGTTTATTAGACTCACACAAACGCAACCTACAACTGAAGTATTCCTCAAGCAGAGCTGTTTCGAAAGATTCCTGTTCAAG is a genomic window of Besnoitia besnoiti strain Bb-Ger1 chromosome IV, whole genome shotgun sequence containing:
- a CDS encoding hypothetical protein (encoded by transcript BESB_055930), giving the protein MAQCAVVFRPLPRLKWRLWAPFIASLSCQFVLFIVHAAVQDAIAAAVGFFSFALGLSCLIRRRLAILVVNTAAQVLLFLVLVVCTVAGAVATKVWHEDWGHVALFAVQFITFACSIAISATLTYFTRRDARTLPVAASARKSSLELREHDILRTSSRHSLASNSGERGFLSSLRGLLSSTKSSICGSQHFSEGCGRSDSCISTSRTTASTRSTVSAGGDCVYEKSRCDGCSPPAVAERRGKWPSAQGSEVDADGLYHGVFGDFAGTPSLPVSCQTPSSTESHPDATCMQACALSSLAPCLSASALSGADLPSSDAQGDDGRDLHRASGESIVVFSATDDKGNLVVRTTSVSPVSSPKHSSGESAFLEHLPSSAAEAWTDAEGAAPSQAASAPAHGSTRFRVGPYLCEDYTSRGCGDGELPATFAVELAEAESCATNDRRLRRPDPSADQGDPPPAAMQDAFSPLKCAWKTLKLRSQKSMEHALTFLGRGAKTPATQVCSCAHVSSSASNRRNEPAGAREEYPVCERVTCSAPQEQEPPSRGRAVGATGTALRPGGILAKARAHRTTIQASSDSSATAAESPSAKCEANKPCRTRTEQSTGDFSSEWVRDVALRSGICVPERLPAQLAQGELAMHTLTSTSSSEDDEDLDAAPAEDDDALGRHGRAYAASGCSSKHAPCIVGRCYGEDRKRALRCGPVRNSAVVERRRSFSTCRLSGFQERPAQVRKTISSTAEVRPAAAAAAAEKERFNEPQMFMRYYYAMSASNGIFPELRPDEEVDQDVGTDQYPVVKTSA
- a CDS encoding fructose-bisphospatase I (encoded by transcript BESB_055940) → MAAKDNFTTIPLTSKGSICIPNPPQLPPLFNSRVQLELGEYVVQQAPQLKERGVSVHEISQIFTSIKLAAKVVNKIITKQNSFGLDDAAATNEDISDLANIANKRFLDAFTNREVVAGIATMMQDEIIPMTNCNEKNLVALIHPMDGTKQVDVNVSSGTIFSVYKRVTPVGTPVELRDFLQPGKEQVCAGYVLYGSSTIMVITLGSGVHGFTLDPSLGSFFLSHMNIRIPEDGKIYAINGGKINKFPYGVRAYIDYCQSKAISCRYIGSLVADFHRNMLKGGIYIYPPTFTDPTPSVSMIFQCFPLAFLTEQAGGKASDGFTRILLIEPVSLRDRVAFFCGSSHMVDGAEALMARYKMRDGGWCFQAKKPAEVGTPNSGSKRAA